A genomic segment from Clarias gariepinus isolate MV-2021 ecotype Netherlands chromosome 11, CGAR_prim_01v2, whole genome shotgun sequence encodes:
- the ube4a gene encoding ubiquitin conjugation factor E4 A gives MTDQGNNNQNISLNPFAALFSSLADAKQFVSGQKLQQQAEPPSEESGESQSESDNSVSDSIGDNDDSVAEISRSFRSRQELCEQLNVNHMIQRIFLITLDNSDPSLRSGNGIPLRCVYLEEMAADLNGQDWLDMDTIEQAIFSRLLLPEPGNHLIYMTSCSAVNLSADRDAGEKLAIPYLYACYQRAKEEVTKVPEKLLSYAVRCKNLTVSNARTVLLTPEIYISQNVYEQLLDLLLEAVNRGHIEEVVEFLEEVITGLLADQEVRTFGEVMVPVFDIFQGRVKDLDLCHLLLYSYLEILVYFSRQKDIAKVLVEHIQPKDPSNGLQYQKTLLGTLLNISCLLKTPGVVESHGFFLNPSRSSPQEMKIQESNIHQFMGQFHDKLHQILKNLLQQSTETRHLLLSWLGNCLQANMGRAKIWANQMPEIFFQMYASDAFFLNLGAALLKLCQPFCRPHSPKLLTFNPTYCALRDLSEEERRNRNVHAKGLDKETCLIPVPPQQTVEFPQSYSLLTENLILTQLTLHLGFHRLHDQMVKMNQSLHRLQGTWREAQLSGGPMAEQLREQFERLMTVYLSTKAAATQPAMLQNCLNLQASSASLLVQLSLGNQGAEHMPLSFPLPSLQNSLLCYVPEFFAENLGDFFIFLRRFADEVLESSTESLEQVLNFITVYMGNVERMKNPHLRAKLAEVLEAVMPHMDSVSPSAPQTIMFQRQRAFCSYCHAPRLAEALITVFVDIEFTGDPHQFEQKFNYRRPMYPILKYMWGEESYRESIKHLADFASENLEAMNPPLFLRFLNLLMNDAIFLLDEAIQYLSKIKLLQIERDRGEWEGLAPDARREKESSLQMFGQLARFHNIMSNETIGTLAFLTSEIKRIFVHPFLAERIISMLNYFLQHLVGPKMGALKVKDFSEFDFKPQQLVSDICTIYLNLGDEENFCATVPKDGRSYSPMLFCQTVRVLKKINKPGDIIVAFSLLADKIKSLADRHQQEEETYSDAPDEFLDPIMSTLMLDPVLLPSSNVTVDRSTIARHLLSDQTDPFNRSPLTMDQIRPNEELKQQIMQWLAEHKQRGVQMGPSG, from the exons ATGACAGACCAGGGCAACAACAATCAGAACATCTCTCTAAACCCATTTGCTGCCCTTTTCAGTTCACTTGCTGATGCAAAGCAGTTCGTATCAGGCCAAAAACTACAGCAGCAAGCCGAACCACCAT CGGAAGAGTCTGGTGAGAGCCAGTCCGAGTCTGACAACTCTGTGTCTGACAGCATCGGGGACAATGATGACTCAGTGGCTGAGATCAGCCGCTCTTTCCGCTCACGACAGGAACTCTGTGAGCAGCTCAATGTCAATCACATGATCCAGAGAATCTTCCTTATCACCTTGGACAACA GTGACCCTAGTCTTAGAAGTGGTAATGGCATCCCCCTTCGCTGCGTCTACCTTGAAGAGATGGCGGCTGACCTCAATGGCCAAGACTGGCTCGACATGGACACGATAGAGCAG GCCATTTTCAGCAGGCTTCTTTTACCGGAGCCGGGTAACCACCTGATCTACATGACTTCTTGCAGCGCTGTGAACCTGTCAGCGGATCGTGATGCTGGGGAGAAACTAGCCATACCGTACCTTTATGCCTGCTACCAGAGAGCTAAGGAAGAG GTCACTAAAGTGCCAGAGAAGCTGCTATCATACGCTGTGAGGTGTAAGAACCTGACGGTGTCCAATGCCCGCACAGTACTGCTTACTCCAGAAATCTACATCAGCCAGAATGTGTATGAACAACTACTTGACCTGCTGCTGGAGGCAGTTAACAGAGGCC ATATTGAGGAGGTGGTGGAATTTTTAGAGGAAGTAATCACTGGCCTTCTGGCTGACCAGGAAGTGCGCACCTTTGGGGAGGTCATGGTGCCTGTGTTTGATATTTTCCAGGGTCGTGTGAAAGACTTAGACCTCTGCCATCTGCTGCTTTATTCCTACTTGGAAATTCTGGTATACTTTAGTCGGCAAAAAGACATTGCAAAG GTTTTGGTGGAACACATTCAGCCCAAAGATCCTAGTAATGGACTTCAGTATCAGAAGACACTTCTGGGCACCTTGTTAAATATATCTTGTCTGCTGAAAACCCCAGGGGTGGTGGAAAGCCATGGATTTTTTCTCAACCCCTCCCGCTCCAGCCCACAGGAAATGAAGATTCAGGAATCTAATATCCACCAG TTTATGGGCCAGTTTCATGACAAGTTGCATCAGATCCTGAAGAACCTGCTGCAGCAGTCAACAGAGACTCGTCATCTTCTGCTCTCATGGCTGGGCAACTGCCTTCAAGCTAACATGGGTCGCGCGAAAATCTGGGCCAACCAGATGCCCGAGATCTTCTTTCAGATGTATGCTTCGGATGCATTCTTCTTAAACCTAGGAGCTGCACTGCTCAAACTCTGCCAGCCCTTTTGTCGCCCTCACTCTCCAAAACTCTTAACCTTTAACCCCACATACTGTGCTCTTAGAGACTTAAGTGAGGAAGAGAGACGCAATAGAAATGTACATGCTAAAG GGCTTGACAAAGAGACATGCCTGATTCCTGTTCCGCCTCAGCAAACCGTTGAATTTCCTCAGTCATACAGTCTCCTTACAGAGAACCTGATCCTCACTCAGCTCACCCTGCACCTCGGCTTCCACAG ACTACACGATCAGATGGTAAAAATGAACCAGTCGCTTCATCGGCTGCAGGGCACATGGCGCGAGGCACAGCTCAGCGGAGGACCGATGGCAGAGCAGCTGAGGGAGCAATTTGAGCGCCTCATGACTGTTTACCTGTCCACCAAGGCTGCCGCCACACAGCCTGCCATGCTTCAGAACTGCCTCAATCTGCAGGCATCTAGCGCATCTCTGCTCGTACAACTCAGTCTGGGAAACCAGGGCGCTGAGCACATGCCTCTGTCCTTCCCTCTTCCTTCACTACAGAACAGCCTGCTCTGCTACGTGCCAG AGTTTTTTGCTGAGAACCTGGGAGATTTCTTCATATTCCTTCGACGTTTTGCGGATGAAGTCCTGGAGTCATCCACGGAAAGTTTGGAGCAAGTTCTCAACTTCATTACGGTGTACATGGGAAACGTAGAGAG AATGAAAAATCCTCATTTACGGGCAAAGCTGGCAGAGGTTTTGGAGGCTGTGATGCCACATATGGATTCTGTCTCACCTAGCGCTCCCCAGACTATTATGTTCCAGCGACAGAGAGCATTCTGCTCCTACTGCCATGCACCTCGTCTAGCCGAGGCTCTCATTACTGTGTTTGTGGACATTGAGTTTACCG GTGATCCTCACCAGTTCGAACAGAAGTTTAATTACAGAAGACCCATGTACCCTATTCTGAAGTACATGTGGGGAGAGGAGAGTTATAGAGAAAGCATTAAG CATTTGGCAGATTTCGCATCTGAAAATCTAGAGGCCATGAATCCGCCCCTATTTTTGAGGTTTCTAAATCTGCTTATGAATGATGCCATTTTCTTACTAGATGAAGCCATACAG TACCTGAGTAAGATCAAGCTCCTTCAGATAGAGCGGGACCGTGGTGAGTGGGAGGGTCTGGCTCCTGATGCCCGCCGAGAGAAGGAGTCTAGTCTCCAGATGTTCGGACAGCTGGCTCGCTTCCACAATATCATGTCAAATGAGACGATTGGCACCCTGGCTTTTTTGACATCTG AAATTAAAAGGATCTTTGTTCATCCTTTCCTTGCTGAAAGAATCATCTCCATGCTCAATTACTTTTTGCAACACTTGGTGGGACCCAAAATGGGTGCTCTGAAAGTGAAAGACTTCAGCGAATTTGACTTCAAGCCTCAGCAGCTAGTGTCAGACATCTGTACCATTTACCTAAACCTGGG AGATGAGGAAAACTTCTGTGCCACGGTACCAAAGGATGGGAGGTCATATTCCCCCATGCTTTTCTGTCAAACTGTTCGAGTCCTAAAGAAGATCAACAAACCTGGGGATATTATAGTGGCTTTCAGCCTCCTGGCAGATAAAATAAAG TCTCTGGCAGATCGACATCAGCAGGAAGAGGAGACCTACTCCGATGCTCCAGATGAATTTTTGGATCCCATCATGTCAACCTTAATGCTCGATCCTGTGCTTCTTCCTTCTTCCAACGTCACAGTCGACCGCTCAACGATAGCACGGCACTTGCTTAG tgATCAGACAGATCCTTTCAACCGCAGTCCACTCACCATGGACCAGATCAGACCCAATGAGGAGCTTAAGCAACAGATCATGCAGTGGCTAGCTGAACATAAGCAACGGGGTGTGCAGATGGGGCCCAGTGgctag